The following proteins are encoded in a genomic region of Cryptomeria japonica chromosome 11, Sugi_1.0, whole genome shotgun sequence:
- the LOC131065332 gene encoding disease resistance protein RPV1-like yields the protein MHDHLRDLGWEIEKKHWPYRLWLPQQIINFDKQTKKKSGIRGIKAASTGIKEQLFYREEHTPDISRVFWLLTPYLVRVNLLEIEGDYFSQIIHEISRKLVWLHWSHIGQRNLLAQLSLESLRVLHLDEIYKNFPVWKHHLEELWEAESDAPLQLRELVISSCYNFQRFPNSTGCLIELKKIAITGSSNVRSLPEEICHLQLLEHLTLSRCAMLSSLPNSFGDLANLQYLDLPWCQNLKGLPDSFKNLMLLEYLNLRGCGELILRSDDFQNITKLECLDLSKCNQLEELPRHITNQVFLREFYLDGLQRLREIKIGQLSKLQKMVIQSELLTSLPNSLGYSVSLKNLSLWGCYNLKSLPTSFKKFSSLTSLSISSCRSLKSFIPSLENLSSLTRLSISLCNNLESLPNSFANLFSLAHLSIQCCYSLKSLPASLENVSSLTYLSIDSCRKVKCLPFSVGCHNLLEDLFIFNCPISQVEFEVAFILLGFPEILRRGGG from the exons ATGCATGACCACTTAAGAGATCTTGgatgggaaatagaaaagaagcATTGGCCCTACCGGCTTTGGTTGCCCCAACAGATTATTAATTTTGACAAACAAACAAAG AAAAAAAGTGGAATTCGAGGAATTAAGGCTGCCTCAACTGGAATAAAAGAGCAGTTGTTTTACAGA GAGGAACACACACCTGATATAAGCAGAGTTTTTTGGTTGCTCACACCCTATTTAGTACGAGTAAACCTTTTGGagattgaaggagattattttagTCAAATAATCCATGAAATATCAAGAAAGCTGGTGTGGCTTCACTGGTCCCATATTGGGCAGAGAAATCTTCTGGCGCAACTTTCATTGGAATCTTTGCGGGTTTTACATCTCGATGAAATATATAAAAACTTCCCTGTATGGAAACATCACTTAGAAGAGTTGTGGGAGGCTGAGAGTGAC GCCCCCCTACAGTTAAGAGAGTTGGTTATATCTAGTTGCTACAACTTCCAAAGATTTCCAAATTCAACAGGGTGCCTCATTGAGTTGAAAAAGATAGCAATCACAGGTAGCAGCAATGTTAGGAGTCTGCCAGAAGAAATTTGCCATCTGCAATTGCTGGAGCATCTCACATTATCGCGTTGTGCAATGCTATCATCACTACCGAATAGTTTTGGCGATTTAGCAAATCTGCAATATCTGGATTTGCCTTGGTGCCAAAACTTGAAGGGGTTACCAGACTCTTTTAAGAACTTGATGCTATTGGAATATCTCAATTTAAGAGGATGTGGAGAGCTCATACTTAGGTCAGATGATTTTCAAAATATTACAAAGTTGGAGTGTCTGGATCTTTCTAAATGCAATCAATTGGAAGAGTTGCCTCGTCACATCACAAATCAGGTATTTTTGAGAGAGTTCTATTTAGATGGTTTGCAGAGGCTAAGAGAGATTAAAATCGGTCAACTAAGCAAGCTACAAAAGATGGTAATACAGAGTGAGTTGTTGACAAGTTTACCAAACTCTCTTGGATATTCGGTCTCCTTGAAAAACCTTTCACTTTGGGGTTGTTACAATCTGAAATCTTTGCCGACCTCTTTTAAAAAATTTTCCTCCTTGACTAGTCTTTCAATTAGTAGTTGTCGCAGCTTGAAATCTTTTATACCCTCTCTTGAAAATTTGTCCTCCTTGACTAGGCTTTCAATTAGCTTATGTAACAACCTGGAATCTTTGCCAAACTCCTTTGCAAATTTGTTCTCTTTAGCTCATCTTTCGATTCAATGTTGTTACAGCCTGAAATCTTTGCCGGCCTCTCTAGAAAATGTGTCCTCCTTGACTTATCTTTCAATTGATAGTTGTCGCAAGGTGAAATGTTTACCGTTCTCTGTCGGGTGCCATAATCTCTTAGAGGATTTGTTTATATTCAACTGCCCAATCAGCCAAGTAGAGTTTGAGGTGGCCTtcatcttgttaggattcccagagatattgagaaggggaggggggtga
- the LOC131860070 gene encoding disease resistance protein Roq1-like: protein MASSSTSSGQTEREPANSYNTGRIPENEIMGAFNEIAPSPSTSSTLIRKPSYDVFINHRGPDVKKTLATRIYNVLGNMGVTAFLDSKELDYGDFLPATLEAVIRGAALHLAIFSKNYAESPWCLAELSYMLKSGAKIVPIFYYVDPTALRYIAEKKGIDERRLLKNIVNIVLKEKSNVPLVVAKHPVGLHETVQDFENKFAECDQDVQIVGIWGMGGSCKTTLAKELYNKKRSSMERSSFIFDIREAKEVLPKKQIELLKDLGENETFDNVEQGKAILTRHLKSFRVLIVMDDVDHADQLDALLPAKDSLPSGSIIIVTTRECEVLTSWHISSVYKMLHNCFVGMLFYKLCPLWI from the exons ATGGCGTCTAGTTCTACCTCTTCTGGTCAAACAGAGAGGGAGCCTGCAAACAGTTATAACACTGGCCGTATCCCAGAGAATGAGATTATGGGTGCTTTTAATGAAATTGCACCATCTCCATCTACATCCTCAACACTCATCCGAAAGCCGTCTTACGATGTATTCATCAATCATCGTGGACCAGATGTCAAAAAAACCTTGGCCACCAGGATCTATAATGTCCTTGGCAACATGGGGGTAACAGCATTTTTAGATTCAAAGGAATTGGATTATGGCGATTTCTTGCCAGCAACATTAGAAGCAGTAATCCGCGGTGCTGCACTTCATCTAGCAATTTTTTCAAAGAACTATGCAGAATCACCTTGGTGTCTGGCAGAGCTCTCGTATATGCTTAAAAGTGGCGCCAAGATAGTTCCCATCTTCTACTATGTAGATCCTACTGCTCTCAGATATATAGCTGAAAAGAAAGGAAT TGATGAGAGGAGGCTGTTGAAGAATATTGTGAATATTGTACTGAAAGAAAAAAGCAATGTGCCATTAGTAGTTGCAAAACATCCGGTAGGTCTCCATGAAACAGTACAAGACTTTGAGAATAAATTTGCTGAGTGTGATCAGGATGTACAGATTGTGGGTATTTGGGGGATGGGTGGTTCGTGTAAGACCACACTTGCCAAAGAATTGTACAATAAAAAACGATCATCCATGGAGAGATCCAGCTTTATTTTTGACATTAGAGAAGCCAAAGAGGTGTTACCAAAAAAACAGATTGAACTCCTCAAAGACCTTGGTGAGAATGAAACATTTGACAATGTAGAGCAAGGTAAGGcaattctaacaaggcatttgaaATCTTTCAGGGTGCTCATTGTTATGGATGATGTGGATCATGCTGACCAATTGGATGCTCTCTTACCTGCAAAAGACAGCCTTCCAAGTGGTAGTATCATCATTGTTACAACACGGGAGTGTGAAGTTCTTACATCTTGGCACATATCCTCGGTATATAAAATGCTACACAATTGTTTTGTTGGCATGCTTTTCTACAAGCTTTGCCCCTTATGGATTTGA